In Cupriavidus basilensis, the following proteins share a genomic window:
- a CDS encoding GntR family transcriptional regulator: protein MLAAAAILEEDIVFGLLSPRERLVEDDLMARFNLKRHVVRQLLVTLEGMGVVERKRNVGAVVRAFPAREVMELYALREVLETHAASLIALPVPAARLQALVAVQQEHDVAVAAGDARAVFRINQRFHRELFALVDNAVLRQAIEEYARRAHPIRFGSLAAAGYRERARQEHWAMIEALREGRREDLVALCRSHLLPSRDAYLAAERERAGGPA from the coding sequence ATGCTGGCCGCCGCCGCGATCCTTGAGGAAGACATCGTCTTTGGCTTGCTGAGTCCGCGCGAGCGGCTGGTCGAAGACGACCTGATGGCGCGCTTCAACCTGAAGCGCCATGTGGTGCGCCAGCTGCTCGTCACGCTTGAAGGCATGGGCGTGGTCGAGCGCAAGCGCAACGTTGGCGCGGTGGTGCGCGCCTTTCCTGCACGCGAAGTCATGGAGCTGTACGCACTGCGCGAAGTGCTGGAAACGCATGCCGCCAGCCTGATCGCGCTGCCGGTGCCTGCGGCGCGCTTGCAGGCGCTGGTGGCCGTGCAGCAGGAGCATGACGTTGCGGTGGCCGCAGGCGATGCGCGTGCGGTGTTCCGCATCAACCAGCGCTTTCACCGGGAGTTGTTCGCCCTGGTCGACAATGCGGTGCTGCGGCAGGCCATCGAGGAATACGCGCGCCGAGCGCATCCGATCCGCTTTGGGTCGCTGGCTGCGGCGGGCTATCGCGAGCGTGCCAGGCAGGAACACTGGGCCATGATCGAGGCCTTGCGCGAGGGCCGGCGCGAGGATCTTGTCGCGCTATGCCGTAGCCATCTGCTGCCCTCGCGCGATGCTTACCTCGCGGCGGAACGGGAGCGTGCCGGAGGGCCTGCCTAG
- a CDS encoding 3-hydroxyacyl-CoA dehydrogenase family protein, which yields MPDAAHFSLAAPGTAHAVVVGGGTMGADVAVVLTRAHCRTTVVEPDTQRAEAVAARVAANLAAIGPAAEVGLAGLTVAAGLDAVDWSTVDLVIECIPERLDIKRALFADLAQRARPDAILASNSSSFPISAIGAGLSTRERMLGLHFFMPAHLVPLVEVVLGEGSAEAGADALIAFMRRCGMVPVKVKKDLPGFLANRLQHALSREAFDLIDRGIASPEDVDAAVRFGFGFRFLAAGPVMQRDHAGIDVHAAAGATMYPTFNNAAEPARCLTERASDGRHGMKSGEGFYRWTPQTIAVERERYDRLLRAGLDLIAPELPKIEP from the coding sequence ATGCCCGACGCCGCCCACTTTTCGCTAGCCGCTCCCGGCACCGCGCACGCCGTGGTGGTAGGTGGCGGCACCATGGGCGCCGACGTGGCCGTGGTGCTTACCCGCGCGCACTGCCGCACCACCGTGGTGGAGCCGGATACGCAGCGCGCGGAGGCGGTCGCCGCACGGGTCGCCGCCAATCTCGCCGCGATCGGCCCGGCGGCCGAGGTTGGCCTGGCGGGTTTGACGGTAGCCGCCGGGCTCGACGCGGTGGACTGGAGCACGGTCGACCTGGTGATCGAGTGCATCCCCGAGCGGCTCGACATCAAGCGCGCGCTGTTCGCCGACCTGGCCCAGCGTGCGCGCCCGGATGCCATCCTTGCCAGCAATAGCTCGAGTTTCCCGATCAGCGCCATCGGTGCGGGCCTGTCCACCCGCGAGCGCATGCTCGGCCTGCATTTCTTCATGCCCGCGCACCTGGTGCCGCTGGTGGAGGTGGTGCTGGGCGAGGGCAGCGCCGAGGCCGGCGCCGACGCCTTGATCGCTTTCATGCGCCGTTGCGGCATGGTGCCGGTCAAGGTGAAGAAGGACCTGCCGGGTTTCCTTGCCAACCGCCTGCAGCACGCACTGTCGCGCGAAGCCTTCGACCTGATCGACCGCGGCATCGCCTCGCCAGAGGACGTGGATGCGGCGGTGCGCTTTGGCTTCGGCTTTCGTTTCCTGGCCGCCGGGCCGGTCATGCAGCGCGACCACGCTGGCATCGACGTGCACGCGGCGGCCGGGGCTACCATGTACCCCACGTTCAACAACGCGGCGGAGCCGGCCCGGTGCCTGACCGAGCGCGCGTCGGACGGCCGCCACGGCATGAAGAGCGGCGAAGGCTTCTATCGGTGGACGCCGCAGACCATCGCCGTGGAACGCGAGCGCTATGATCGGCTGCTGCGCGCGGGGCTGGACCTGATCGCGCCGGAACTGCCCAAGATCGAACCCTGA
- a CDS encoding CDP-alcohol phosphatidyltransferase family protein: MTLYQIKPKFQALLRPLVKRLAARGVTANQVTLAAAGGSLVVGALVAALAWLPGVFLLMPLWLFARMALNAIDGMLAREHGQQSVLGAYLNELGDIVSDIALILPFALVAPFGAGEIMVFALLAVIVECAGLIGPLAGASRRYDGPLGKSDRALVLGALGLWAGLGLSLAHAAHWLWVMLSLLSLLTIANRVRRGVAEGEQARQARAQAAPHTKSSSQPVE, translated from the coding sequence ATGACGCTGTACCAGATCAAACCGAAGTTCCAGGCCCTTCTGCGGCCATTGGTGAAGCGCCTCGCTGCGCGCGGCGTCACCGCTAACCAGGTCACGCTGGCGGCGGCTGGCGGGTCACTGGTGGTGGGGGCGCTGGTGGCCGCGCTGGCCTGGCTGCCGGGCGTCTTCCTGCTGATGCCGCTCTGGCTGTTCGCGCGCATGGCGCTCAACGCCATCGACGGCATGCTGGCCCGCGAGCACGGGCAGCAAAGCGTGCTGGGCGCGTATCTCAACGAACTTGGGGACATCGTCTCCGATATTGCGCTGATCCTGCCGTTCGCCCTTGTTGCGCCGTTTGGTGCCGGCGAGATCATGGTGTTTGCGCTGCTGGCCGTCATCGTCGAGTGCGCTGGCCTGATCGGGCCGCTGGCCGGTGCCAGCCGCCGCTACGACGGCCCCCTGGGCAAGAGCGACCGGGCCCTGGTGCTGGGCGCGCTGGGCTTATGGGCCGGCCTCGGGCTGAGCCTGGCGCATGCCGCTCACTGGCTGTGGGTGATGTTGTCGCTGCTGTCGTTGCTGACCATCGCCAACCGGGTGCGCCGCGGCGTGGCCGAGGGCGAGCAGGCACGCCAGGCCCGTGCCCAGGCAGCCCCGCACACCAAATCGTCTTCCCAACCCGTGGAGTGA
- a CDS encoding sensor domain-containing diguanylate cyclase translates to MGLGGLILLLALGSVLLTMANALYSSYRVQRDLLIRNTLEANRVYAAKLAQSTGAHLESTMQQLAYSAGLLAAAMDNPARVDEEAERLRLQTRSLNSVAIVRQDGMVLSVSPAALRRSGQSVKTDWGHTLLSTRTPAISEPFTSASGRLIIFISHPIINAEGRLLGYVGGTIYLNAKNLLHEILDNHYYRDSSYVYVVDRKGTVIFHPDDTHVGKSIFKNSVVLAVTSGAAGAQQILNQYGVEMLAGYAPVASTGWGIVAQRSTQATLADLNDLVLVTFGNSIPILLLSLVFILWFSRWISRPLGQLADDARMGTTPDGMARIERIQARYVEADRLKKALLRGMSLTSSKLDRLNHESITDALTGLRNRRGLDNALSLYELGGQSFAVITLDVDHFKSINDRYGHDVGDEVLTHIASLMRAGSRGGDMTCRNGGEEFVILLPGTTADNAFLIAERLREAVEKTPNPTGGVVTVSLGVAHFPSSAEEVGEVLKKSDIALYQAKRNGRNNTVRYQPEPAVQADSP, encoded by the coding sequence ATAGGGTTAGGTGGTCTGATCCTGCTCCTGGCCCTGGGATCGGTCCTGCTGACCATGGCCAATGCGCTCTACTCCAGTTACCGCGTGCAGCGTGACCTGCTGATCCGCAATACGCTGGAAGCCAACCGTGTCTATGCGGCCAAGCTGGCGCAGTCCACGGGAGCCCATCTTGAAAGCACCATGCAGCAGTTGGCGTACAGTGCCGGTTTGCTAGCTGCGGCCATGGATAATCCGGCCCGTGTGGACGAGGAGGCCGAGCGCTTGCGCTTGCAGACCAGGAGCCTGAATTCGGTGGCCATCGTCCGCCAGGACGGCATGGTGCTATCCGTGTCGCCAGCGGCCTTGCGCCGGAGCGGACAGAGCGTGAAGACCGATTGGGGGCACACGCTCCTGAGCACCCGCACCCCGGCGATCAGCGAGCCCTTTACAAGCGCCAGCGGGCGGCTGATTATCTTTATTTCCCATCCCATTATTAATGCGGAGGGGCGGCTGCTTGGTTATGTCGGGGGCACGATTTACCTGAATGCCAAGAACCTGCTGCATGAAATTCTCGATAACCATTATTATCGGGATAGCTCTTATGTCTATGTGGTGGACCGTAAAGGCACCGTGATTTTTCACCCGGACGACACCCATGTTGGCAAGTCGATCTTCAAGAATTCGGTCGTGCTGGCGGTAACCAGCGGCGCAGCGGGCGCGCAGCAGATACTGAACCAGTACGGTGTCGAGATGCTTGCAGGCTATGCGCCGGTCGCGTCCACCGGGTGGGGCATCGTGGCGCAAAGATCCACGCAAGCCACGCTAGCCGATCTGAATGACCTGGTGCTGGTGACATTCGGCAACAGCATTCCCATCCTGCTCCTGTCGCTGGTCTTTATCTTGTGGTTTTCCCGCTGGATCTCGCGGCCGTTGGGGCAGTTGGCCGATGATGCCCGGATGGGGACCACGCCCGACGGGATGGCGCGGATCGAGCGGATCCAGGCCAGGTATGTCGAAGCCGATCGTCTCAAAAAAGCGCTGCTGCGGGGCATGAGCCTGACCAGCAGCAAGCTGGACCGGCTCAATCATGAATCCATCACCGACGCACTGACGGGGCTGCGCAATCGCCGCGGGCTGGACAATGCGCTCAGCCTGTACGAGCTTGGCGGGCAGTCCTTTGCCGTCATCACGCTCGACGTGGACCACTTCAAGTCGATCAATGACCGCTACGGGCACGATGTCGGTGACGAGGTGCTGACGCACATTGCTAGCCTGATGCGGGCCGGCTCCCGGGGCGGCGACATGACCTGCCGCAACGGCGGGGAGGAGTTCGTCATCTTGCTGCCCGGCACGACCGCGGACAATGCGTTCCTGATCGCGGAGCGCTTGCGCGAGGCCGTGGAAAAGACGCCCAACCCCACTGGTGGGGTCGTGACGGTTTCGCTTGGCGTCGCGCATTTTCCTTCGTCGGCGGAGGAGGTTGGCGAGGTGCTGAAAAAGTCGGATATCGCGCTCTATCAGGCCAAGCGCAATGGACGCAACAACACGGTCCGGTACCAGCCGGAACCGGCCGTCCAGGCGGATTCGCCCTGA
- a CDS encoding 3-keto-5-aminohexanoate cleavage protein → MSEHTLLADSPLIITVAPNGAYKTAKDHQAVPLTAAALAADARACLEAGAAMMHMHVRQPDGRHSLDPQIYREALAVVKKEVGDALLVQVTSEAAGIYRAAEQIAMVRELRPEAVSIGLREIAVPDIAEAELADFLAWLARERVMTQIILYDAADVARWQALRARGLVPPGAWSVLFVLGRYSAGQVSSPRDLLPFLQVYDGALPWSICAFGREENACVTTAAAFGGHVRVGFENNLKLRDGSTAPGNAALVGQAAEGARTLGRPLASANEARQIYSEIR, encoded by the coding sequence ATGAGTGAACACACCTTGCTGGCGGATTCGCCGCTGATCATTACCGTCGCGCCCAACGGCGCCTACAAGACCGCCAAGGACCACCAGGCCGTGCCGCTGACCGCGGCGGCACTGGCGGCCGACGCGCGGGCTTGCCTGGAAGCCGGCGCGGCCATGATGCACATGCACGTGCGCCAGCCCGACGGCCGCCATTCGCTGGATCCGCAGATTTATCGCGAAGCGCTCGCCGTGGTGAAGAAGGAAGTGGGCGACGCCTTGCTGGTCCAGGTGACCAGCGAAGCTGCCGGCATCTACCGCGCGGCCGAGCAGATCGCCATGGTGCGCGAGCTGCGGCCCGAGGCGGTTTCCATCGGGCTGCGCGAGATCGCCGTGCCGGACATTGCCGAAGCCGAGCTGGCCGATTTCCTGGCCTGGCTGGCGCGCGAGCGGGTGATGACGCAGATCATCCTGTATGACGCGGCCGACGTGGCGCGCTGGCAGGCGCTGCGCGCGCGCGGGCTGGTGCCGCCGGGCGCGTGGTCGGTGCTGTTTGTGCTGGGCCGGTATTCGGCGGGGCAGGTATCGTCGCCGCGCGACCTGCTGCCGTTCCTGCAGGTCTATGACGGGGCGTTGCCGTGGTCAATCTGCGCCTTCGGGCGCGAGGAGAATGCCTGCGTGACCACGGCCGCCGCGTTTGGCGGGCACGTGCGGGTGGGCTTCGAGAACAACCTGAAGCTGCGCGACGGCAGCACCGCACCAGGCAACGCGGCACTTGTCGGGCAGGCGGCCGAAGGCGCGCGCACGCTTGGGCGCCCGCTAGCTTCGGCCAACGAAGCCAGGCAAATCTACAGCGAGATACGCTGA
- a CDS encoding LysR family transcriptional regulator — MKINLSMRDVETTLVLGRTLNFRQAAGQLHLSQSALSTQILRIEESLGVRLFDRTTRTVRLTAAGEVFMQQAAILQAAFRDAIDAVSGIASAERGHVAVAALPSLAARLLPRVLMAYRREHPKVTLKVCDTLSGPAFDLVRAGEVDFALTAADPQQADLHYDPMMSDRFVLLIPSEHPLAHGKGPVRWADTVDAGHVSMTHPSSVRQYAEWAFLQNRIRFQPVFEAEHLATIAAMVECGFGVAALPEIAAGTVRQAGIVERLLTAPVTERSIGLVTARNRSLSPAAVALVGVLRAHLAQAGGGVADPA, encoded by the coding sequence GTGAAAATCAACCTGTCGATGCGCGATGTCGAGACCACCCTGGTGCTCGGCCGCACCCTGAACTTCCGTCAGGCAGCGGGGCAGTTGCACCTGTCTCAATCGGCGCTGTCCACCCAGATCCTGCGCATCGAGGAATCCCTCGGCGTGCGGCTGTTCGATCGCACCACCCGCACCGTGCGGCTGACCGCGGCAGGCGAAGTCTTCATGCAGCAGGCCGCGATCCTGCAGGCGGCCTTCCGGGACGCCATCGACGCAGTGAGCGGCATTGCCAGCGCCGAGCGCGGCCATGTTGCGGTGGCCGCCCTGCCATCGCTGGCCGCACGCCTGCTGCCGCGCGTGCTGATGGCCTACCGGCGGGAGCATCCCAAGGTTACGCTCAAGGTCTGCGACACGCTCTCCGGCCCGGCCTTCGACCTGGTGCGCGCGGGCGAGGTGGATTTCGCGCTGACCGCGGCCGACCCGCAGCAGGCGGACCTGCACTACGACCCCATGATGTCCGACCGCTTCGTGCTGCTGATTCCCAGCGAGCACCCGCTGGCCCACGGCAAGGGGCCGGTGCGCTGGGCCGATACGGTGGACGCCGGCCATGTTTCCATGACGCACCCCAGCAGCGTGCGCCAGTACGCCGAATGGGCCTTCCTGCAGAACCGTATCCGCTTCCAGCCGGTGTTCGAGGCCGAGCACCTGGCCACCATCGCGGCCATGGTCGAATGCGGCTTCGGCGTGGCGGCGCTGCCTGAGATTGCAGCCGGCACGGTGCGCCAGGCCGGTATTGTCGAGCGCTTGCTCACCGCGCCGGTGACGGAGCGCTCGATCGGACTGGTGACGGCACGCAACCGCAGCCTGTCGCCCGCGGCGGTGGCGCTGGTCGGCGTGCTGCGCGCCCACCTGGCCCAAGCCGGCGGCGGCGTGGCCGATCCGGCCTGA